A single window of Candidatus Binatota bacterium DNA harbors:
- a CDS encoding ferritin-like domain-containing protein has translation MSYLATSHFLDDNEFVDKYLYSMRTGELDLSWMDAATKEVHCTSANERRGLTFRDLDVDGYGFSELPDVVRENRCYAPRGAEIPDGVPDMQAGVNRSSDVWAYNVEGYVEEAMSRQWDATTDIPWAELQEAELPEEIGKAYAQLLTFLTEVEMIATDVPAKWMGQVNADFIEVKNFIALQAMDEARHAEIFRKRALSTGYGLMRASVQNEYNLKFLRDAETFSEASVTLHLQAEGNVLTLFRFSEYISPTDADKKMFRLVMQDEARHVGYGMQHLKWLMKHNPECRETLHAHLEEAENFLFGSIFANEVFEPFVILSGKGLKKENIDKGMVITGMFQMRQTEEYFERLDKCGLTDRRERSRLHEVYELTKQGLAAQGAI, from the coding sequence ATGAGCTATCTCGCCACCAGTCATTTTCTCGACGACAACGAGTTTGTCGACAAGTACCTCTACAGCATGCGCACGGGTGAGCTCGACCTGTCCTGGATGGATGCGGCCACCAAGGAAGTCCATTGCACGTCGGCCAACGAGCGACGCGGGCTCACGTTTCGCGACCTGGACGTCGACGGCTACGGTTTCTCCGAGCTCCCCGACGTCGTGCGCGAAAATCGCTGCTACGCACCGCGCGGCGCCGAGATTCCCGACGGGGTTCCCGACATGCAGGCAGGCGTCAATCGCAGCTCGGACGTGTGGGCATACAACGTGGAGGGCTACGTAGAGGAAGCCATGAGTCGGCAGTGGGACGCCACCACGGACATTCCCTGGGCCGAACTGCAGGAGGCCGAGCTTCCCGAGGAAATAGGCAAGGCCTACGCCCAGCTGCTCACCTTTCTCACCGAGGTGGAGATGATCGCAACCGATGTGCCTGCCAAGTGGATGGGCCAGGTCAACGCCGACTTCATCGAGGTGAAGAACTTCATCGCCTTGCAGGCCATGGACGAGGCGCGCCACGCCGAGATCTTTCGCAAGCGCGCGTTGTCTACCGGCTACGGGCTGATGCGCGCCAGCGTACAGAACGAATACAACCTCAAGTTTCTGCGCGACGCCGAGACCTTCTCGGAGGCATCGGTCACCCTGCACCTGCAGGCCGAGGGTAACGTGCTTACCCTGTTTCGCTTCAGCGAGTACATCAGTCCCACCGACGCCGACAAGAAGATGTTTCGCCTGGTGATGCAGGACGAGGCTCGCCACGTGGGCTACGGCATGCAACACCTGAAGTGGCTCATGAAACACAACCCCGAGTGCCGCGAAACCTTGCACGCCCATCTCGAGGAGGCCGAGAATTTTCTCTTCGGATCGATCTTTGCCAACGAGGTTTTTGAGCCTTTCGTCATCCTCTCGGGCAAGGGGCTGAAGAAGGAGAACATTGACAAGGGCATGGTCATAACCGGCATGTTCCAGATGAGGCAGACCGAGGAATACTTCGAGAGGCTCGACAAGTGCGGGCTCACCGACCGCAGGGAACGCAGTCGCCTGCACGAAGTATACGAGTTGACCAAGCAGGGGCTCGCCGCGCAGGGGGCTATCTGA